Part of the Candidatus Kryptoniota bacterium genome is shown below.
CACTTGTTATTGCGACGGCAGTAGCGACCGCAACCAGGTTCCAGCTGCTCGGTCCCGGACCGATGTTTCATGTCGGCTCGATGAACTTCGACATTGCGAATGACGCGCTATACTACGTCGTCCTTGGCGTGCTATGCGGTATTGCCGCTGTCATTTTCTCAAAGACGCTTTACTGGACAGAGGACCAGTTCGAGAAGCTCCCAATAGATCCGCTCTGGTGGCCGGCAATAGGAGCGCTTGGACTCGGGATCATAGGATTTTTCATTCCTAAGGTCTTCGGAGTCGGATACGACACAATCTCTGATATCTTGAACGCACATTTCGCGCTCAACCTCCTGCTCCTTCTCCTTGTGTTCAAGTCGATCGCACTGATGATCTCGCTCGGTTCAGGAACATCAGGGGGACTTCTCGCGCCCATGTTCATGGCAAGCGCGGCTCTTGGCGGAGCGTTCGCGATAATTGTTAATCGACTTATCCCCGGCGCCAATCTCACCCCCGCCGCTTTTGCGCTTGTCGCCATGGGGGCCGTATTCGGCGCGGCGGCGCGATCTACTTTTGCCTTTATCGTCTTTTCATTCGAAATTACCAGAAATTATGACGCAATACTTCCCCTGATGCTCGTGGGAGTTATCTCATCGGCAATTGCTTTGACGTTCCTGAAGCATTCGATAATGACAGAAAAACTCGCGCGCCGAGGTGTGCACATTTACTCCGAGTATGACGCTGACGTACTCAGACTGACGCCGGTTCGTGAGGTCATGGATAAGAACCCGCCCCTGGCATATGCAAATGAGAAAGTAGCTGAACTTGCAGACAAGATTGTGAAAGAAGACTTCAAGTATAACGCGCACAAAGCTTATCCTGTACTCGACGAACACGAGAATCTCGTCGGGATTGTAACCCAGGGTGATCTGCTAAAGGCCGTCGACCAGAACAGCTCCGGCAAAAAAATCATCGACATTGCTTCGACGAATCTCGTCACGGCTTTCACTGACGAGTCGCTCTTCGACGCGGTCGCAAAGATGTTGAGGAACAACGTAGGGCGTCTGCCTGTAGTGGAGAGACAGAATCCCAGGAAACTCGTAGGCTACCTCGGCCGCGCGAACGTCCTCTCCGCCAGATTGAAGCAGCTTGAAGAGGAATCGACAGTCGAGAACGGAGCGAGGTTTCTCAGCTGGATCAGCAAACGCCAGGTCAACGTCTAAAGAAAGGAAAAGGCCTTGAGTAAGCAACGCGCTGCCGTCCTGAAGACCAAACGAGTTTACGAACCGCGATCAGAAGACGACGGTTTCAGAGTATTTGTCGAGCGACTCTGGCCGAGAGGAGTCACAAAGGAAAAGGCGGCAATAGACCTCTGGATGAAAGAAATTGCGCCGAGCCCGGAGCTCAGGAAATGGTACCATCATGATCAGGAAAAATGGAAAGAGTTCGCCGCGCGGTACAGGTCTGAGATTCACAAGAAGAAAGAGCTTATTGAATCGTTGAAGGAAAGATTGTCGGACGGAAATCTCACCCTTCTGTACGCGTCGAGAGAAAAAGTATTTAACTCCGCCTCAGTCCTGCGCGATTTCCTTCTGGGGTAAGACCGAACGATCTCGGGACGGGCATTCCACTAAATTCAGCCGTATCCTGAACGTTGAACCCTTCCCGAGTTTGCTGTCTTTGAGGAACACCTGTCCATCGTGGTACGATTCAACGATCCGTTTTGTAAGACTCAACCCGAGACCCCATCCCCTTTTCTTAGTCGAGTAACCGGGCCTGAAGATATCCCGCCGGAATTTCATATCGATGCCGTTACCCGAGTCGGTGATGTCTATCGCGACATGATCGTCGTCCCGCGAGAGATTGACTGCTATTTTGCCTTCCCTGTCTTCTATCGCGTCGAGAGAATTCTTAATCATGTTTTCGAGGACCCATTCGAAAAGTTCCGGGTTGAGTTTTGCGCAGAGGTTTTTCTCGCCCGTCAGCTCAAGAGTGACTCTCTTCCCGGTTTGAGGAATTCTCTTACTGAAATATGAGAAGACGTTCCCGACTACCTGTGCGACGTTCTCGTTTTTCAATTCGGGGAGCGAGCCTATCTTCGAAAATCTTTTCGTTACCTTGTTGAGTCGTCCGACGTCCTGCTCGATATCCGAGATGATCTCCGACTTACGCTCCTCCGATACATCGGATTTGAGAATTTCCAGCCAACCCATCAGGCTCGAAAGCGGAGTGCCGAGCTGGTGGGCAGTTTCACGAGCCATCCCGACCCAGATATTCGATTGCTCGTTTCGCTTAATGTAACTGAATGCGAAGTACCCGATGAGAATGAAAAGGCCGGCGATCGCAAATTCCACATACGGAACATACCGGAGCTGCAGTACAAGGTCGGATTCGCCGTAATGAACATAACTCAGCACAATATTTCCAAGAGAAACCTTAATCGGAGGATACTCGCTGTCCATGGTCTTCACAAGTCCGACAAGGTAATCATGTTGCTCCTTCAGCGTGAGCGTCGTGTCCAAATAGACGTTCCTGATGTTACCTTTGTAGGGTTCAAATGGAACGTTGTTACTGTCCGTAAGGATCATCGGGAAATCGATCGACCCGAGCATATCATCGAATATGAAGCTATAGTCCTGTGATGCCGATTGATCGCTGGCGAGGTATTGAAGCGACTTCGCATACAGATGGGCGATTCGTGTCTCGCGTTCGAGAAGTTTGCGGACAATGGCTTGTGTATAAAACAGGGTTCCGGCCGCAATTATGATTGCCATCGCGACAAGCCCAAGCTTGAGGTTGACTGAAGATGGATTAGAGGAGCGCATGCAAGCGCATTATAATCCGACCCGCCTGGAATATCAAGAGAAGAGAGGAAAAATATGTTTTACAGGCTGAGGCATTACGGTCGTTAGGAACCACCTTGCCGGCTCCTTCCCGGGAAAATTGTCGGTGCCTGCGCGATCCTCAGCTGGTTCTTGGATGCCATCTCGACCGCCTTCCGCACCGTAATCGGAGGCGAGAGGAAAATGGTGAGCGAATTGTCCTGCGCCGTGAGAAAAACGTCGGGCTCTACGTGACCGCAGATCAGTCCCTTCACTCCGTGCTTCGCCGATTCGTGAATGACAATTTCGGGTCTCGATTCGCCGTTGTTGGTAATATCTTCGCACGAGCCTTTCCCCGGATCGAAGAGTATGAAGAATGGCGCTCTCGTAAAATGCAGGCTCACGCTGTCTCCCAATCCCCCTCCCTCAGACGCGATCAAAAATTTCATTGCTCACTTCTCCAGCAATCCGATTCAGTATTTTGTAAGGGAGAACTTTCCCTCTTGCGTCTCCCATGTTGTCTCTAGATAACCACGAGTAAAGTCAAATGGTGCCTGGATATATTCCCCGCTTCGGAATTAACGCGTCGATTACGCTGCGCTCAACGGGAATTAGGTAGTGGGCTATTTTGACGCTACTGAAATGTCCCATCGTTGAGTGTTCTCCGGCGTTCAAAAAACAAAAATGTCATTCCCGAACGCTCCTATCGGGAATCCATGGTTGAGAATGGAGATAGATTCCCGCTAAGAGCACGTCCCCACGATCCGGCCGCCGATCCTGCGGTCGGACGGGAATGACAGTAAGAGAATTTGTCAATGTCACT
Proteins encoded:
- a CDS encoding HAMP domain-containing sensor histidine kinase codes for the protein MAIIIAAGTLFYTQAIVRKLLERETRIAHLYAKSLQYLASDQSASQDYSFIFDDMLGSIDFPMILTDSNNVPFEPYKGNIRNVYLDTTLTLKEQHDYLVGLVKTMDSEYPPIKVSLGNIVLSYVHYGESDLVLQLRYVPYVEFAIAGLFILIGYFAFSYIKRNEQSNIWVGMARETAHQLGTPLSSLMGWLEILKSDVSEERKSEIISDIEQDVGRLNKVTKRFSKIGSLPELKNENVAQVVGNVFSYFSKRIPQTGKRVTLELTGEKNLCAKLNPELFEWVLENMIKNSLDAIEDREGKIAVNLSRDDDHVAIDITDSGNGIDMKFRRDIFRPGYSTKKRGWGLGLSLTKRIVESYHDGQVFLKDSKLGKGSTFRIRLNLVECPSRDRSVLPQKEIAQD
- a CDS encoding NifB/NifX family molybdenum-iron cluster-binding protein, whose product is MKFLIASEGGGLGDSVSLHFTRAPFFILFDPGKGSCEDITNNGESRPEIVIHESAKHGVKGLICGHVEPDVFLTAQDNSLTIFLSPPITVRKAVEMASKNQLRIAQAPTIFPGRSRQGGS
- a CDS encoding chloride channel protein gives rise to the protein MKINLMGEPNSSYRLFFMSILAALVGLSAGIISFVLYNLIGLFTNLSFYHRFSFQFVTPQYNTLGLVAIIVPVIGGLIVGVMAKYGTSKIKGHGIPEAIEAVVINKSKISGRVAVLKPLSAAIAIGTGGPFGAEGPIIQTGGAVGSLIGQAIPMTASERKILLACGAGAGMAATFSTPIAGVILAVELLLFEFKARSFIPLVIATAVATATRFQLLGPGPMFHVGSMNFDIANDALYYVVLGVLCGIAAVIFSKTLYWTEDQFEKLPIDPLWWPAIGALGLGIIGFFIPKVFGVGYDTISDILNAHFALNLLLLLLVFKSIALMISLGSGTSGGLLAPMFMASAALGGAFAIIVNRLIPGANLTPAAFALVAMGAVFGAAARSTFAFIVFSFEITRNYDAILPLMLVGVISSAIALTFLKHSIMTEKLARRGVHIYSEYDADVLRLTPVREVMDKNPPLAYANEKVAELADKIVKEDFKYNAHKAYPVLDEHENLVGIVTQGDLLKAVDQNSSGKKIIDIASTNLVTAFTDESLFDAVAKMLRNNVGRLPVVERQNPRKLVGYLGRANVLSARLKQLEEESTVENGARFLSWISKRQVNV
- a CDS encoding DUF488 domain-containing protein, with protein sequence MSKQRAAVLKTKRVYEPRSEDDGFRVFVERLWPRGVTKEKAAIDLWMKEIAPSPELRKWYHHDQEKWKEFAARYRSEIHKKKELIESLKERLSDGNLTLLYASREKVFNSASVLRDFLLG